The Faecalibacter sp. LW9 genome has a segment encoding these proteins:
- the ybaK gene encoding Cys-tRNA(Pro) deacylase, whose amino-acid sequence MDKTKITKTNAARVLEAAKIPFELRTYEVVGEHQTALDVANAIGVRPEMIYKTLVLKGQKDPFLVAVIPSDAHLDLKKIAKASGNKNCEMLPMKDLLPTTGYIRGGCSPIGMKKPFPTYLEEMASLEEQIIISAGKKGVQLVISPEDLQSAIGATLADLVS is encoded by the coding sequence ATGGACAAAACTAAAATAACCAAAACCAATGCTGCCCGAGTTTTAGAAGCAGCTAAAATACCTTTCGAATTACGTACATATGAAGTTGTGGGAGAACATCAAACTGCTTTGGATGTTGCCAATGCCATTGGTGTACGTCCAGAAATGATTTATAAAACCTTAGTACTGAAAGGTCAAAAAGATCCTTTTTTGGTGGCGGTAATACCGAGTGATGCTCATTTAGATTTAAAGAAAATCGCGAAGGCCTCTGGAAATAAAAATTGTGAGATGTTGCCAATGAAAGATTTATTGCCGACGACGGGATATATTCGAGGGGGATGTTCACCGATTGGCATGAAGAAACCATTTCCGACTTATCTTGAAGAAATGGCATCATTAGAAGAACAGATCATCATCAGTGCAGGAAAAAAAGGCGTGCAATTGGTTATTTCACCTGAAGATTTACAAAGTGCAATTGGGGCAACATTGGCCGATTTAGTTTCTTAA
- the trmD gene encoding tRNA (guanosine(37)-N1)-methyltransferase TrmD — MRIDIITVLPELLISPFSASIMKRAQDKGLVEIHVHDLREYGKGKYRHVDDYPYGGTSGMVIMCEPLDQMISKLKEENDYAEIIYLTPDGETLNQAMVNDLSLGGNLMMICGHYKGIDQRIRDMHVTKEVSIGDYVLSGGEFGAIILADAIIRLIPGVIGDETSALSDSFQDNLLAPPVYTRPSDYKGHKVPEVLLSGNFPKIEEWLHDQAVERTKARRPDLLKKK, encoded by the coding sequence ATGCGAATAGATATTATCACGGTTTTACCTGAATTATTAATAAGTCCTTTCTCGGCTTCGATCATGAAGCGCGCACAAGATAAAGGTTTAGTTGAAATTCATGTACATGATTTAAGAGAATACGGAAAAGGAAAATACCGTCACGTGGATGATTACCCTTATGGAGGTACTTCTGGAATGGTCATCATGTGTGAGCCTTTAGATCAAATGATTTCTAAATTAAAAGAAGAAAATGATTACGCCGAAATCATTTATTTAACACCTGATGGAGAAACCTTAAACCAAGCCATGGTCAATGATTTATCGTTAGGGGGCAACTTAATGATGATTTGTGGACATTACAAGGGAATTGACCAACGTATTCGCGACATGCACGTAACGAAAGAAGTATCCATTGGCGATTATGTCCTTTCGGGAGGTGAATTTGGAGCCATTATTTTAGCCGATGCTATTATTCGTTTAATTCCAGGGGTCATTGGAGATGAAACATCAGCATTATCCGATTCATTTCAAGACAATTTATTAGCACCTCCTGTTTATACACGACCATCCGATTATAAAGGACACAAAGTACCCGAAGTACTATTATCGGGAAACTTTCCGAAAATTGAAGAATGGTTACACGATCAAGCCGTAGAACGCACCAAAGCAAGACGTCCCGATTTATTAAAAAAGAAATAA
- a CDS encoding NAD(P)H-binding protein, which translates to MKAIVIGATGATGKYLVQELIHDHQFEEVTVFVRRTSFAPHPQLKEVVVDFNQLEKYKASVSTDVAFSCLGTTLKDAGSKQAQWKVDYEYQYEFAKLCAAQNIKTFVLLSAVGASPTSSLFYSRMKGELEVAIQPFNFEKLLIFRPASLKRPQSNRLGEKVMTALVGGLNAVGLFKNYHVIHVNDLAKALINGAKKYDKGTHFIEVKTILKLFHEI; encoded by the coding sequence ATGAAAGCAATTGTTATTGGCGCTACAGGTGCCACCGGAAAATATCTGGTCCAAGAATTAATCCATGATCATCAATTTGAGGAAGTGACGGTCTTTGTAAGACGTACATCCTTTGCACCTCATCCACAATTAAAGGAAGTGGTGGTCGATTTCAATCAATTAGAAAAGTATAAAGCATCCGTTTCTACTGATGTTGCGTTTTCATGTTTAGGCACAACTTTAAAAGATGCAGGATCGAAACAGGCACAATGGAAAGTGGATTATGAGTATCAATACGAATTCGCAAAGCTTTGTGCAGCTCAAAATATCAAAACATTTGTGCTGTTATCTGCTGTGGGAGCCTCTCCTACTTCATCCCTATTCTACAGTCGTATGAAAGGTGAATTGGAGGTCGCGATTCAACCATTCAATTTTGAAAAGTTATTAATTTTTAGACCAGCCAGTTTAAAACGTCCGCAATCCAATCGTCTCGGCGAAAAGGTCATGACGGCACTTGTAGGTGGTTTAAATGCAGTGGGCTTATTTAAAAATTACCACGTGATTCACGTCAACGATTTGGCAAAAGCTTTAATCAATGGTGCAAAAAAATACGATAAGGGAACGCATTTTATAGAAGTTAAAACGATTTTAAAATTATTCCATGAAATATAA
- a CDS encoding DUF4846 domain-containing protein encodes MKYKIILILPFLFFACHQSSSSETKKDSDIEEPNNVEALFIEPNSNTILECFKPEKGFERENYTDTEFGHFLQQLPLKAVEEKVRYFDGNIKDKPDVYNSVINLPIGTKDLHQCADATMRLRADYLYQQKRYNDIAFNFASDGLPRDYVSYANGDNSPEKYWSYLEYIFSYANTASLKAQLRTIHYTEVKIGDLLIQKGNPYGHAVMVVDLITDGSNKKVLLAQSYMPAQELQILINPMSSNGSPWYEVNAGDIITPEWHFTNEDWKTWE; translated from the coding sequence ATGAAATATAAAATAATCCTTATTCTACCTTTCCTTTTCTTTGCATGTCATCAATCGTCATCATCAGAAACAAAAAAAGATTCGGATATCGAAGAACCTAATAATGTAGAAGCCCTGTTTATCGAACCGAATTCCAATACCATTTTGGAATGCTTTAAACCCGAAAAAGGTTTTGAACGTGAAAATTATACGGATACAGAATTTGGCCATTTTCTTCAACAGTTACCTTTAAAAGCTGTAGAGGAAAAGGTTCGTTATTTTGATGGCAACATTAAAGATAAACCTGATGTGTACAACAGTGTAATCAATTTGCCGATTGGAACCAAAGATTTACATCAATGTGCCGATGCCACTATGCGATTACGTGCCGATTATCTATACCAACAAAAGAGATATAATGACATCGCGTTTAACTTTGCGTCAGATGGTCTACCTCGAGATTACGTCAGTTATGCCAACGGGGATAATTCTCCCGAAAAATATTGGAGTTATTTAGAGTATATTTTTAGTTACGCCAATACAGCTTCTTTAAAAGCACAATTACGAACGATTCATTACACCGAAGTAAAAATTGGAGATCTATTGATTCAAAAGGGAAATCCTTATGGCCATGCTGTTATGGTTGTGGATCTCATTACGGATGGATCCAATAAAAAAGTATTGTTGGCTCAAAGTTATATGCCGGCACAGGAGCTCCAAATTTTAATCAATCCCATGAGTTCCAATGGTTCACCTTGGTATGAAGTGAATGCTGGAGATATCATTACGCCTGAATGGCATTTTACCAACGAAGATTGGAAAACTTGGGAGTAA
- a CDS encoding AAA domain-containing protein encodes MNPQEGTRYLEEVLAIQQSNKPIVSKYLDLKRVIENLAFELTKNEALQFSNLFSKLSFICNTYKVSTKIHAFRATAKKVENHRYQPEELEYYTHLKYVAEFIASLYGVLTPAELMYFFPAKDYYSNKFIIKERIKKMRVQIIEIKTDCLICDYEEVEDGEPILVQIDEDGINEKFKSVKNFWVGAQLNLIHVTVDEESIYHPRFIILEPDYLINISSIAECFQDYGTSPLHYLKSKFEAVANTKPIRLGNFANQVVDHFTTEGTDKVDFNTIFTEDFKSNPLEFTTCQDLQDPQKFKEYHQEAKGHFDRLKRTIEEDFKTYDISLDRALLEPSFLCEQYGIQGRLDILDLTDDRKYKIIELKSGSAPYPDDGKKIKENHAVQLFLYYQIIGVLADLEFKEMANNTEGYIMYSKVYQGNLRYDKPNLSRVQTILDLRNQIIVQEHLLTMDDVQQTESLMNHINPGNLISKRNINQKFREILEQQISGFQYPIKTSTPLEKAYFFSFTNFIAKEQYLAQLGLGQSTSNNGLASLWLNNFDQKNNNFEIIYDLQIIDNAIHLEKKQIVLRRTNPKNDFISIREGDICVLYPRNNHQDTVLTNQIFKCTIQSITRETIVLQFRHKQPNTNFFDQLGPDSKWALERDFMDNSFTSMYQNIYAFIKSKKETKEVLLNQRAPEILFESNYHKDYLSTEQNRILRKALSARDYFLLNGPPGTGKTSIIIHELVKEMYANTTKDILLLAYTNRAVDELCESISTAIPDDVEHQFIRIGSELSCAPEHQHNILNVIIREKARELEAKGEKFSRATIDLIIRSQRVFVSTVASISNKADILKLKQFDTIIIDEASQILEPQIIGILPQAKRFIMIGDHKQLPAIVLQSPELAKTNHPLLEEIGLNNRKNSLFERLYTFCEQNNYQHAYDQLTYQGRMHFEIADFPNQHFYGGKLNVAYDLSHLQNEAKESLARQRATLNLKAFEENNPLQQILSTKRFAFLRVEENPYLPSTNVQEADLVVEMVKEIIRLYNFNSKPFAAQKTIGIIAPFRNQIALIKQKLELAGIKDFDRITVDTVERYQGSQRDIIIYSFAVTHYHQLNALINMNDEGTVDRKLNVALTRAKEQLFLIGNDQILKENSILKALCDYLEEKNSFKEIGLS; translated from the coding sequence ATGAATCCACAAGAAGGAACGCGATATTTAGAAGAAGTTTTAGCCATACAGCAATCCAATAAACCCATTGTTTCTAAGTATTTAGACTTGAAACGCGTGATTGAAAATTTAGCCTTTGAACTTACCAAAAACGAAGCGCTTCAATTCTCCAATCTGTTTTCTAAACTATCATTCATTTGTAATACTTACAAGGTATCCACAAAGATTCATGCCTTTCGTGCGACAGCGAAAAAAGTTGAAAATCATCGTTATCAACCAGAAGAACTCGAATATTATACCCACTTAAAATATGTAGCGGAGTTTATTGCTTCCCTATATGGAGTCTTGACTCCAGCCGAATTGATGTATTTCTTTCCGGCCAAAGACTATTATTCGAATAAGTTCATCATCAAAGAACGCATTAAAAAAATGCGTGTACAAATCATTGAAATCAAAACCGATTGTTTGATTTGTGATTATGAAGAGGTGGAAGACGGTGAGCCTATTCTTGTACAAATTGATGAAGATGGGATCAACGAAAAATTTAAATCCGTTAAAAACTTTTGGGTTGGTGCACAATTGAATTTGATTCACGTCACAGTAGACGAAGAAAGCATTTATCATCCACGTTTTATCATTCTAGAGCCGGATTATTTAATCAATATTTCCTCGATTGCCGAGTGTTTCCAAGATTATGGAACTTCTCCTCTACACTATTTAAAAAGTAAATTCGAAGCCGTAGCCAATACCAAACCCATTCGATTAGGAAATTTTGCCAATCAAGTCGTTGATCATTTTACGACAGAAGGAACGGATAAAGTGGATTTTAATACCATTTTTACAGAGGATTTTAAATCCAATCCATTAGAATTTACAACGTGTCAAGATTTACAAGATCCTCAAAAATTCAAAGAATATCATCAAGAAGCCAAAGGACATTTTGATCGTTTAAAACGTACGATTGAAGAAGATTTTAAAACCTATGATATTTCGTTGGATCGTGCTTTACTTGAACCGTCGTTCTTATGTGAACAATATGGAATTCAAGGACGTTTGGATATTTTGGATTTAACCGATGATCGAAAATATAAAATTATCGAGCTTAAATCCGGAAGTGCTCCTTATCCGGACGATGGAAAGAAAATCAAAGAAAACCACGCCGTTCAGCTGTTTTTGTATTATCAAATCATTGGCGTTTTAGCCGATTTAGAGTTCAAAGAAATGGCCAACAATACGGAAGGATATATCATGTATTCAAAAGTATACCAAGGTAATCTTCGTTACGATAAACCTAACCTTTCGCGTGTGCAAACGATATTAGATTTACGCAATCAAATCATCGTACAAGAACATTTGTTGACCATGGATGATGTACAACAAACTGAAAGTTTGATGAACCATATCAATCCGGGTAATTTAATCTCGAAACGCAACATCAATCAAAAGTTCAGAGAAATTCTGGAACAACAAATCAGTGGTTTTCAATACCCCATCAAAACCAGTACACCGTTAGAAAAAGCATACTTTTTCTCGTTTACCAATTTTATTGCGAAAGAGCAATATTTGGCACAATTAGGATTAGGACAATCCACTTCAAACAATGGATTAGCCAGTTTATGGCTGAACAATTTCGACCAAAAAAATAACAATTTTGAAATCATTTATGATCTTCAAATCATTGATAATGCGATTCATTTAGAAAAGAAACAAATCGTATTACGCCGTACCAATCCGAAGAATGATTTTATTTCCATTCGCGAAGGAGATATTTGTGTATTATACCCCCGAAATAACCATCAGGATACGGTTTTAACGAATCAAATTTTTAAATGTACGATTCAATCCATTACCCGTGAAACCATTGTATTACAATTTAGACATAAACAACCCAATACCAATTTCTTTGATCAATTAGGACCAGACAGTAAATGGGCTTTAGAGCGCGATTTTATGGACAATTCGTTTACGTCCATGTATCAAAACATATACGCTTTTATTAAAAGTAAAAAGGAAACAAAAGAAGTTTTACTGAATCAAAGAGCTCCAGAAATATTATTTGAATCCAATTACCACAAAGATTATTTATCGACTGAACAAAATCGAATCTTACGCAAAGCCTTATCGGCACGTGATTATTTCTTATTGAATGGACCTCCCGGTACAGGGAAAACGTCCATCATCATTCACGAATTGGTCAAAGAAATGTACGCCAATACCACAAAGGATATTTTACTGTTGGCGTATACCAATCGTGCGGTAGATGAATTATGCGAAAGCATTTCAACAGCCATTCCAGACGATGTAGAACATCAATTTATCCGCATTGGGAGCGAATTGAGTTGTGCCCCCGAACATCAACACAATATCTTAAATGTGATTATTCGAGAAAAAGCGCGTGAATTAGAAGCTAAAGGTGAAAAATTCAGTCGCGCAACCATCGACTTAATCATCAGAAGCCAACGTGTTTTTGTTTCAACGGTAGCCTCTATTTCCAATAAAGCGGATATTCTAAAACTAAAGCAATTTGATACCATTATCATTGATGAAGCTTCTCAGATTTTAGAACCTCAAATCATTGGGATTTTACCTCAAGCCAAACGTTTTATTATGATTGGGGATCACAAACAATTACCAGCCATTGTTTTACAATCACCAGAATTGGCGAAAACCAATCATCCTTTATTGGAAGAAATAGGACTGAATAACCGTAAGAATTCTTTATTCGAACGATTATATACCTTTTGTGAACAAAACAATTACCAACATGCCTACGATCAATTAACGTATCAAGGACGTATGCATTTTGAAATTGCAGATTTTCCAAATCAGCATTTTTATGGAGGAAAGTTAAATGTAGCCTATGATTTATCCCATTTACAAAATGAAGCCAAAGAGAGTTTAGCCCGTCAACGCGCGACACTCAATTTAAAAGCATTTGAAGAAAATAATCCTTTACAACAAATTCTTTCTACAAAACGCTTTGCTTTTTTACGTGTGGAAGAAAATCCCTATTTACCTTCGACAAATGTTCAAGAAGCTGATTTAGTAGTCGAAATGGTCAAAGAAATTATTCGATTATACAATTTCAATTCAAAACCATTTGCAGCACAAAAAACCATTGGAATCATTGCTCCGTTCAGAAATCAAATTGCGTTGATCAAGCAAAAATTGGAATTGGCTGGGATCAAAGATTTTGATCGCATTACAGTAGACACCGTTGAACGATACCAAGGAAGTCAACGGGACATTATCATCTATAGCTTTGCGGTTACCCATTACCATCAATTGAATGCTTTGATTAATATGAACGATGAAGGAACGGTGGATCGAAAGCTTAATGTAGCATTAACGCGTGCGAAAGAACAATTATTTTTAATCGGAAATGACCAAATTTTAAAAGAAAACAGTATTCTTAAAGCATTATGTGACTATTTAGAAGAAAAGAATAGTTTTAAAGAAATAGGTTTAAGTTAG
- the hemL gene encoding glutamate-1-semialdehyde 2,1-aminomutase: MLYQRSSALFADAQNYIPGGVNSPVRAFKSVGGTPIFISKAEGAYIHDEDGRSYVDYINSWGPMILGHTHPEVLNATVEQMKKGFSFGTPTELETEIAKLITSVVPHIDMVRMVNSGTEACMSAIRLARGYTGRDKIVKFEGCYHGHSDAFLIKAGSGAATFGNPNSPGVTQGTAKDTLLAIYNDLASVETLFAQNEGEIAAIIVEPIAGNMGCIVPKPAFIQGLREICTKNGALLIFDEVMTGFRQAMGGAQERLNIAADIVTFGKVIGGGFPVGAFAARAEIMNHLAPLGPVYQAGTLSGNPIAMRAGYTTLNIINNDRDLFNRIDATTETLSKEIHTILNEKGIANHINQFGSMMSVFFTEANEINNFEDVATKCNHEIFNKFFHHLLTNEVYIAPSGYETWFISDAIKDAEINKTLDAVRSFEI; the protein is encoded by the coding sequence ATGTTGTATCAAAGAAGTAGTGCATTATTCGCAGATGCACAAAATTATATACCTGGAGGAGTAAATTCTCCAGTGCGCGCATTTAAATCAGTTGGAGGTACGCCAATTTTTATTTCAAAAGCTGAAGGAGCTTACATCCACGATGAAGATGGACGTTCTTATGTCGATTATATTAACTCTTGGGGACCAATGATCTTAGGACATACGCATCCAGAAGTTTTAAACGCGACTGTCGAGCAAATGAAAAAAGGTTTTTCTTTTGGTACACCTACTGAATTAGAAACTGAAATTGCCAAATTAATTACTTCAGTTGTTCCTCATATTGACATGGTTCGTATGGTGAATTCAGGGACAGAAGCTTGTATGTCGGCAATTCGTTTAGCACGCGGATATACAGGTCGCGATAAAATCGTAAAATTTGAAGGATGTTACCACGGTCATTCCGATGCATTTTTAATCAAAGCAGGATCTGGAGCAGCGACTTTCGGAAACCCAAATTCTCCTGGTGTAACACAAGGAACAGCAAAAGATACGTTATTGGCAATTTATAACGATTTAGCATCTGTTGAAACGTTATTTGCACAAAATGAAGGAGAAATTGCAGCCATTATTGTAGAACCTATTGCGGGGAATATGGGATGTATTGTTCCAAAACCAGCATTTATCCAAGGGTTACGTGAAATCTGTACAAAAAACGGAGCTTTATTAATTTTTGATGAGGTAATGACAGGCTTCCGTCAAGCGATGGGAGGTGCACAAGAACGTTTAAACATTGCAGCTGATATTGTAACATTTGGAAAAGTGATCGGTGGTGGTTTCCCTGTAGGCGCTTTCGCGGCTCGTGCTGAAATCATGAATCATCTAGCACCACTTGGACCAGTGTACCAAGCCGGAACATTATCTGGGAATCCAATCGCAATGCGTGCCGGTTATACGACTTTAAACATCATTAACAATGATCGTGATTTATTCAATCGTATTGATGCAACAACTGAAACGTTATCAAAAGAAATCCATACGATTTTAAACGAAAAAGGTATTGCAAATCACATCAATCAATTCGGTTCAATGATGTCGGTATTCTTCACGGAAGCCAATGAAATCAATAATTTTGAAGACGTTGCAACCAAATGTAACCACGAAATATTCAACAAATTCTTCCACCATTTGTTAACGAATGAAGTGTACATTGCACCATCGGGTTATGAAACATGGTTTATTTCAGATGCCATTAAAGATGCTGAAATCAATAAAACATTAGATGCTGTTCGATCATTCGAAATCTAA
- a CDS encoding DUF4286 family protein: protein MILYNTTFVVEDSVNEEWLAFVKEEHIGDYLKSNCFLGARMGKITSHVEPGMQTYSIQFFTNDDLTLEQFKNNFLPELQQKSLQKFGTKVLSFASEMEHLGDFS from the coding sequence ATGATATTATACAATACCACTTTTGTTGTGGAGGATAGTGTAAATGAAGAATGGTTAGCTTTTGTAAAAGAGGAACACATTGGTGATTACTTAAAATCAAATTGTTTTTTAGGTGCAAGAATGGGAAAAATTACTTCACATGTTGAACCAGGAATGCAAACCTATTCCATTCAATTTTTTACCAATGACGATTTAACGTTGGAACAGTTTAAAAATAATTTTTTACCAGAACTTCAACAAAAATCCCTACAAAAATTTGGAACTAAAGTTTTATCGTTTGCAAGTGAAATGGAACATTTAGGCGATTTTAGCTAG
- a CDS encoding dipeptidase: protein MNNTQQFIQENKQRFLDELIELLKIPSISADTAYTQDVNNAAELIAKYLTEAGADQVEICETEGFPVVYGEKIVDASKPTVLVYGHYDVQPADPLELWESGPFEPVIKKTEIHPDGAIFARGAADDKGQMFMHIKAFEALNKTNELPCNVKFMIEGEEEIGSPSLVGFVKNNKEKLKNDIILISDTSMISNDQPSISVGLRGLSYVEVEVKGANRDMHSGVYGGAVPNPLNVLAGMIAKLIDEEGKITVPGFYDNVIELTEEERAEMAKIPFNVEDYKKSIGIADIQGENGYSTIERTSIRPTLDVNGMWGGYIGEGAKTVIPSMAYAKISMRLVPGQDPDDITNKFVQYFPTLAPSSVEVNVKPHHGGKPYILPTTNKGYLAAKKALAQTFEKEALPERAGGSIPIVALFEEELGTKSVLMGFGLNSDVIHSPNEHYGLFNFYKGIETIPYFFKYYTEE from the coding sequence ATGAACAATACGCAACAATTTATTCAAGAAAATAAACAACGATTTCTTGATGAATTAATCGAATTATTAAAAATCCCTTCAATTAGTGCGGATACAGCTTATACACAAGATGTAAATAATGCCGCTGAATTAATCGCAAAATATTTAACTGAAGCTGGTGCTGATCAAGTTGAAATTTGTGAAACTGAAGGTTTCCCTGTTGTTTACGGTGAGAAAATCGTTGATGCTTCAAAACCAACGGTATTAGTGTACGGACACTATGATGTACAACCTGCTGATCCTTTAGAATTATGGGAATCAGGACCTTTTGAACCTGTAATCAAAAAAACAGAAATTCACCCTGATGGGGCTATTTTTGCACGTGGTGCTGCAGATGATAAAGGGCAAATGTTTATGCACATTAAAGCGTTTGAAGCTTTAAACAAAACAAACGAATTACCTTGTAACGTTAAATTCATGATTGAAGGTGAAGAAGAAATTGGTTCTCCATCTTTAGTAGGTTTCGTTAAAAACAATAAAGAAAAATTAAAAAACGATATCATCTTAATTTCGGATACTTCAATGATTTCTAACGATCAACCATCGATTTCTGTTGGTTTACGTGGATTATCTTATGTAGAAGTTGAAGTGAAAGGTGCAAATCGCGACATGCACTCTGGAGTATACGGTGGAGCAGTACCGAATCCATTGAATGTTTTAGCAGGAATGATTGCTAAATTAATCGATGAGGAAGGGAAAATCACAGTTCCAGGTTTCTACGATAATGTGATCGAATTAACAGAAGAGGAAAGAGCTGAAATGGCTAAAATTCCTTTTAATGTAGAAGATTATAAGAAATCGATCGGTATTGCTGATATTCAAGGAGAAAATGGATACTCTACGATTGAGAGAACTTCTATCCGTCCAACTTTAGATGTAAACGGAATGTGGGGTGGTTATATTGGTGAAGGAGCTAAAACTGTTATTCCATCAATGGCTTACGCTAAAATTTCGATGCGTTTAGTTCCAGGTCAAGATCCTGATGATATTACCAATAAATTTGTTCAATACTTCCCAACGCTTGCTCCGAGTTCTGTAGAAGTAAATGTAAAACCTCATCACGGAGGGAAACCTTACATTTTACCAACGACAAATAAAGGATATTTAGCTGCAAAGAAAGCATTAGCACAAACTTTTGAGAAAGAAGCTTTACCTGAACGTGCAGGTGGTTCTATTCCGATTGTGGCTTTATTCGAAGAAGAATTAGGTACAAAATCTGTATTAATGGGATTCGGGTTAAATTCCGATGTGATTCACTCACCAAATGAACATTATGGATTGTTCAATTTCTATAAAGGAATCGAAACCATTCCATATTTCTTTAAATATTATACAGAAGAGTAA
- a CDS encoding FAD-dependent monooxygenase translates to MTNKHFTIVGAGIAGLCLAKAFEMKGISYTLFERDEQVRGIGAGFGLASNAMKAFEILGYANEIVPLGHMLDDFEIQDWKEKTILKADTNRLRKNYNTDNFAIHRADLHRYLYQSIQPENIKTGHKIIDVQQNYDKVVLHFDQQPSIETDYLIACDGINSVIRQKLLKNSSPQYAGYICWRGVIKDPNYSSKKSIETWGPQGRFGLTPLVNNQIYWYACKNTPLNSAVYQWDLKDIKNNFNLYSGLIRSTLQKTKPEDLITTPIMDLKPLDSYVFNRILLIGDAAHATTPNMGQGACMAVEDVCVLMDELERYPTNIGIAFENFNKRRLKRTQYIIHTSRLAGKVAQFEHKILTSARNFALRTLPTSIAQSPLDDLLEQDFMSI, encoded by the coding sequence ATGACGAATAAACATTTTACTATAGTTGGTGCAGGTATCGCTGGATTATGTTTAGCGAAAGCTTTTGAAATGAAAGGTATTTCGTACACCCTTTTTGAACGTGATGAACAAGTCCGTGGGATTGGTGCAGGTTTTGGATTAGCTTCAAATGCCATGAAAGCATTTGAAATTTTAGGCTATGCGAATGAAATTGTTCCATTGGGACATATGTTGGATGATTTTGAAATTCAAGATTGGAAAGAGAAAACCATCTTAAAAGCAGATACCAACCGTTTACGTAAAAATTATAATACCGATAATTTTGCCATTCATCGTGCCGATTTACACCGCTATTTATATCAATCGATTCAACCCGAAAACATTAAGACTGGACATAAAATAATTGATGTTCAACAAAATTATGATAAGGTCGTTCTGCATTTTGATCAACAACCATCCATTGAAACGGATTATTTAATCGCATGTGATGGAATTAATTCCGTTATTCGTCAAAAGTTATTGAAAAATTCATCGCCCCAATATGCAGGATACATTTGTTGGAGAGGTGTCATTAAAGATCCAAACTATTCATCTAAAAAATCCATTGAAACATGGGGGCCACAAGGACGATTTGGTTTAACGCCATTGGTTAATAATCAAATTTATTGGTACGCATGTAAAAATACACCGCTAAACAGTGCGGTATATCAGTGGGATTTAAAGGACATTAAAAATAATTTTAATCTTTATTCAGGTTTAATCCGCTCCACCCTACAAAAAACTAAGCCCGAAGATTTAATTACTACTCCCATTATGGATTTGAAACCATTGGATAGTTATGTATTTAATCGCATTTTATTGATTGGAGATGCTGCACACGCGACGACACCCAATATGGGACAGGGAGCTTGTATGGCGGTTGAAGATGTCTGTGTATTGATGGATGAATTGGAACGATACCCTACTAATATTGGAATCGCATTCGAAAATTTTAACAAGAGAAGATTAAAACGTACCCAATATATTATTCATACCTCTCGTTTGGCAGGAAAAGTGGCACAATTTGAACATAAAATATTAACGTCAGCTCGTAATTTTGCTTTACGAACATTACCTACATCCATCGCTCAAAGTCCATTAGATGATTTATTGGAACAAGATTTTATGTCCATTTAA